The DNA region GGATGGGGTACAAATGTACAGAATAGAAACAAAAATAGACACCGCTTCCGCCGCTTATAAAGAGAATTTCCAGAAGAACAAAGAACAGCATCTCATTCTCAAAGAACGGCTGGAGCGAATCAAGCAGGGAGGCACGGAGAAAGCCCGCAAAGTGCATCTGGAACGGGGCAAACTCCTCACCCGCGACCGCGTCGGCCTCCTCTTCGACAAAAACACTCCCTTTCTCGAACTTTCCACTATGGCCGCCTATGATATGTACGATAACGATGCTCCCGCTTCCGGAATTATCACCGGCATCGGTATCGTGCACGGCCGCGAGGTGATGGTGATCGCCAACGATGCCACCGTCAAAGGAGGAACGTATTATCCCATCACCATCCTCAAACATGGCCGCGCCCAGCAAATCGCCGAGGAAAACAACCTTCCCTGTGTCTATCTGGTCGATTCCGGCGGCATTTATCTGCCGCTGCAATCAGGCGTTTTCCCCGATAAGGACCATTTCGGGCGGATTTTTTATAATCAGGCCCGTATGTCATCCAAGGGGATTCCGCAGATTTCGGTCGTGCTCGGTTCCTGCACGGCGGGCGGTGCGTACCTTCCCGCCATGTCCGATGAAACCGTCATTGTCCGCAAGCAGGGGACCATTTTCATCGGCGGCCCGCCGCTGGTGAAAGCGGCCACCGGCGAGGTGGTCACCGCCGAGGATCTGGGCGGAGCCGATGTTCACTGCCGCGTCTCCGGTGTCACCGACCACTATGCGCAGGATGATAAGCATGCTCTTGCTATTTGCCGGAATATTATCGAAAATCTGAATCGTCCTCCTAAATTCGAATTGGGTCTGGCCGAGCCGGAAGACCCTTACTATGACCCGGAAGAGCTGTATGGTGTCGTGCCCAATGATATCCGCAAACAGTATGATATTCGCGAACTGATCGCCCGCTTGGTCGATGGCTCCAAATTCCATGAGTTCAAGGAGCTGTATGGTATCACTCTCGTCTGCGGCTTCGCCCGGATAATGGGTTACCCCGTCGGCATACTGGCGAACAACGGCGTCCTTTTCTCGGAATCGTCCCTTAAAGGCGCGCATTTTATCGAACTCTGTACTATCCGCAAAATACCGCTATTGTTCCTGCAGAATATCACCGGTTTCATTGTCGGACGGCAGTACGAGGCGGGCGGAATTGCCCGCGATGGCGCCAAGCTGGTGCACGCCGTGGCCAATGCCCAGGTGCCGCGATTCACCGTCATTGTCGGCGGTTCTTACGGCGCCGGCAACTATGCCATGTGCGGGCGCGGATATTTCCCCCGGCTCCTCTGGATGTGGCCCAACTCCAAAATATGTGTCATGGGCGGCGAGCAGGCGGCCGATGTTCTGGCGACGGTTAAAATCAACCAGCTCGAACGCGACGGCCGCAAACTCACTCCCGAAGACATCGAGGAAATCCGGCGGCCGATTATCGATAAGTACGAAAGCGAATCGTCGCCATACTTTTCCACGGCTCGTCTCTGGGATGACGGCATTGTCGGCATGAACGAGACGCGCGAGGCGCTGGGGCTGGCCATTGCCATGTCGCTCAACGCCGATATCCCCGACCAGAAATACGGCGTCTTCAGAATGTAAGGAGACTGCAGTGAAAAGCTATATTACTCTGAAATACCGAATGGCGGATAATGTCGCCCGGATCGATTTCTGCCGTCCCGATGTCCACAATGCTTTTAACGATACCGTCATCTATGAGATGACCGATCTGTTCCGGGAACTGGACCGGGAGAAGGAACTCCGTGCCATCGTTCTTTCCGGCGAAGGGAAATCATTTTGCGCCGGGGCCGATCTGAACTGGATGAAGCGCGTTATTACCCAGTCTTTTGATGAGAATCTCAAGGAATCAAATGCCCTGGCCGAGTTATTCGCTCTCATTTATAATTTCCGCTGTCCGGTAATTGGGAAGATAAACGGCGCCGCCATTGGCGGCGGGGTCGGTTTTGTGGCGGTCTGCGATATCGCTATCGCCGCCGAATCAGCCAAGTTCTCATTCTCCGAAGTGAAAATCGGTCTCGTGCCCGCCTGCATAGGGCCTTATGTGGTCAAGAAAATAGGGGAGGGAAAGGCGCGGGAGTTTTTCATCACCGGCGAAAGAATGAACGCCGAAAAGGCGTTCCAGGTCGGCCTGGTCAATCGTTTCGTTTCTGACGATAAACTGGAAGAAGCGGTGAATGACCTTCTGGTGATGATTAAATCATCTGGGCCGGCGGCCATGGCTGTCGCCAAACGGCTCGTGTCCGCGGTTCCCCGTATGACCGAAAAGGAATACAAACCTTTCACGGCCGAGATGATTGCCAGATTGAGAATATCGGTGGAAGGGCAGGAGGGAATGAACGCCTTCCTTGATAAACGAAAACCCAAATGGACGGTGGAATAAATGGCGCATAAATCATTCAAGAAAATCCTCGTGGCCAATCGTGGCGAGATTGCAGTCAGGATTATCAACGCCTGCCGCCTTCTCGATATCCCGACGCTGGCGGTCTTCTCCAGCGCCGATAAAAATTCGGTGCATGTTCTGGCGGCCGAAGCCGCCGCCGAAATCGGGCCGCCCGCCCCTCGCGAATCATACCTCAACATCGAAAAAATCATCGAGACCGCTCTGGCCCATAACTGCGATGCTATCCATCCCGGATACGGATTTCTGGCTGAGAATCCTCTCTTTCCCGAGGCCTGCGAGAAAGCGGGAATAGTCTTTATCGGGCCATCGGCCGAGGCGATGCGGCTTCTGGGTAATAAAATCCAATCCCGTATAAAGATGGCGACCGCCGGAGTTCCGATTATTCCCGGCATGAAAACCGCCGGCGCCAATCTGGAAATGTTCGAGAAGGCGGCTCATGAGGTCGGCTATCCAATTCTCGTTAAGGCCGCCGCCGGCGGTGGCGGTAAGGGGATGAGAGTTGTGCATCGCAAAGAAGACCTCCAGTCATCCGTTGAAGCGGCCATGCGCGAGGCCAAAAACGCTTTCGGGGATGATACCGTCTATCTTGAAAAGTACATCGAAAATCCCCGTCATATCGAATTCCAGGTTCTGGCCGACAATCACGGCAATGCTATTCATCTCTTCGAGCGCGAATGTTCTATACAGAGAAGACATCAGAAGATAATTGAAGAGACACCTTCGACCGCCCTGACCCCGGCCCTTCGCGCCCAGATGGGAGCCGCGGCGGTGCGCGTCGCTACCGCCGCCGGATACCGCAATGCCGGCACAGTGGAATTCCTCCTCGACAAGAACGGTGGTTTCTATTTTCTCGAAATGAATACCCGTCTGCAGGTCGAACATCCCATTACCGAAATGACTACCAGCGTTGATATCGTCGTCGAGCAGATTCGTATTGCCGCGGGAGAGAAAATCTCCGATTACGTGCTCAAAGCGACTCAACGCGGCCATGCTATAGAGTGCCGTATTTACGCCGAGGATGCCGAGAATAATTTTCTCCCTTCTTCGGGCGACATTCTCTTTTATGAGGAGCCTGCCGGCCCGGGAATCAGAGTTGATTCCGGCATAAAATCAGGCTCGGTGGTTGGTGTCGATTACGATCCGATTCTGGCCAAACTGATCGTTTATGCTCCCAGTCGGGAACTGGCCATCAGCAAAATGATAAACGCCCTCAAGGACTATAAGATTCTGGGGATAAAAACATCGCGGCGGTTCATGATTGATATCCTGAATCATCCCGAGTTTAAGGCCGGGCGGACATATACTGATTTCATCGATAAAAATATGTGCGATAGAAACGTCGATATGGTTCCGGCGGTGGAACTGGCGGCGGCAGTATCATCGGTGGCTATACTGCGCAAGCCGCAGGCAACGACATCAATCCGTAGAGAAAAAGCTCTCTCACCCTGGCAGACCATAGGCCCCTGGGAAATCGGCATGAGGATAACCAAATGATCAACCAATTCCGGCATAAAGAAGAAACTATCGAAACGAAGGCCAACCCCGGCGCTTCCGGTGTTGAGGTAACAGTCGGCGAAAACAAATATCTGGTCACCGAGGTTTCATCCGGGAAGTACAACGTGCTTTTGGATGGTGTCAAGAAAACTGTCTATTGTATTGTGCAAAATGAAAAATCTTATCTTGATATCGACGGCCTCCTCCTGGAGCTGGCCATCCCCTCCGAGGATGGTACCTCGGCGTCGGCGGCGGGCGGCCACGCCGGCGAAAAGGATAAAATTTTCGCGCCCATGCCGGGGAAAATTGTGAAACTGCTGGTTAAAGAGGGTGAGAAGGTCGCCGAAAAACAACCCATGGTGATTGTTGAGGCCATGAAAATGGAAAACCAGGTCAATTCACCCTCGGCCGGGACGGTCAAGAAAATCAACTTCAAGGATGGCGAGCAGGTCGGAACCGAAATCCCGATAATTGAGCTGGAAATTTGACCGGCCCCTCTCCCGAAAATTCCCGGTTGTCTTTTCAGGCAAAACTGAAATGAAAAACGAACCAAAATCCAATAAAGTCGGCGCCGAAGACGGCATCGCTATCAACGAATTAACCAACGCCACCGATTATCTCAAGAAGGTGCTCTATTTCCTTGAAAATCGGGATATCGAATATCGCTGGAAATGGATTGCCATCTGCTACTCCAGCGCTTTCTATAGCATGGTCATCACCGTCATGACCTGGGATAATCTGGGCAATGCTTACAATGTCGAGAGAGTGGAAAGAATCATTGCTCAAAAAAAGGCCGAAGCCGCCGGCCGCAAACAGAGAATCTCCGACGCGGAAATATCTAAGCTCCGCGACAAATATCTCTATGGGG from Candidatus Zixiibacteriota bacterium includes:
- a CDS encoding methylcrotonoyl-CoA carboxylase, yielding MYRIETKIDTASAAYKENFQKNKEQHLILKERLERIKQGGTEKARKVHLERGKLLTRDRVGLLFDKNTPFLELSTMAAYDMYDNDAPASGIITGIGIVHGREVMVIANDATVKGGTYYPITILKHGRAQQIAEENNLPCVYLVDSGGIYLPLQSGVFPDKDHFGRIFYNQARMSSKGIPQISVVLGSCTAGGAYLPAMSDETVIVRKQGTIFIGGPPLVKAATGEVVTAEDLGGADVHCRVSGVTDHYAQDDKHALAICRNIIENLNRPPKFELGLAEPEDPYYDPEELYGVVPNDIRKQYDIRELIARLVDGSKFHEFKELYGITLVCGFARIMGYPVGILANNGVLFSESSLKGAHFIELCTIRKIPLLFLQNITGFIVGRQYEAGGIARDGAKLVHAVANAQVPRFTVIVGGSYGAGNYAMCGRGYFPRLLWMWPNSKICVMGGEQAADVLATVKINQLERDGRKLTPEDIEEIRRPIIDKYESESSPYFSTARLWDDGIVGMNETREALGLAIAMSLNADIPDQKYGVFRM
- a CDS encoding enoyl-CoA hydratase-related protein; translated protein: MKSYITLKYRMADNVARIDFCRPDVHNAFNDTVIYEMTDLFRELDREKELRAIVLSGEGKSFCAGADLNWMKRVITQSFDENLKESNALAELFALIYNFRCPVIGKINGAAIGGGVGFVAVCDIAIAAESAKFSFSEVKIGLVPACIGPYVVKKIGEGKAREFFITGERMNAEKAFQVGLVNRFVSDDKLEEAVNDLLVMIKSSGPAAMAVAKRLVSAVPRMTEKEYKPFTAEMIARLRISVEGQEGMNAFLDKRKPKWTVE
- a CDS encoding acetyl-CoA carboxylase biotin carboxylase subunit, with translation MAHKSFKKILVANRGEIAVRIINACRLLDIPTLAVFSSADKNSVHVLAAEAAAEIGPPAPRESYLNIEKIIETALAHNCDAIHPGYGFLAENPLFPEACEKAGIVFIGPSAEAMRLLGNKIQSRIKMATAGVPIIPGMKTAGANLEMFEKAAHEVGYPILVKAAAGGGGKGMRVVHRKEDLQSSVEAAMREAKNAFGDDTVYLEKYIENPRHIEFQVLADNHGNAIHLFERECSIQRRHQKIIEETPSTALTPALRAQMGAAAVRVATAAGYRNAGTVEFLLDKNGGFYFLEMNTRLQVEHPITEMTTSVDIVVEQIRIAAGEKISDYVLKATQRGHAIECRIYAEDAENNFLPSSGDILFYEEPAGPGIRVDSGIKSGSVVGVDYDPILAKLIVYAPSRELAISKMINALKDYKILGIKTSRRFMIDILNHPEFKAGRTYTDFIDKNMCDRNVDMVPAVELAAAVSSVAILRKPQATTSIRREKALSPWQTIGPWEIGMRITK